AGCCGAAGGGAAGTGGTCACCGCGCCACCCTACTCGGCGCACTCATAGAGGCCGCCGAGGAAACAATGTAAGCGCTTGCAGTACCCTTGTCTGCATGACTTCGCCCGAACTCGACCTCGCCGACGAGCGCACGGATGTCCCCGGCGCCGAATGGTGGCGCACCGCGGTCATCTACCAGATCTATCCGCGCTCGTTCTCCGACAGCTCCGGCGACGGCGTCGGCGACCTCCCCGGCATCACTTCGCGCCTCGATGACCTGAAGTCGCTCGGCGTCGACGCCCTCTGGCTCAGCCCCTTCCAGCGTTCGCCGCAGAAGGATGCCGGCTACGACGTCGCCGACTACTGCGATGTCGACCCGCTCTTCGGCACGCTGGGCGACTTCGACGACATGCTCGCCGCAGCGCACGCCCGCGGCATCCGCATCATCGTCGACCTGGTGCCGAACCACTCGTCTGACCAGCACGCCTGGTTCCAGGAAGCACTGGCCGCGGCGCCCGGCAGCCCTGAGCGCGCGCGCTACCTCTTCCGGGACGGGAAGGGCCTCGACGGAGACGTGCCGCCGAACAACTGGGAGTCGGTGTTCGGCGGTCCGGCGTGGACCCGCATCATCGAGCCCGACGGCACGCTCGGCCAGTGGTACCTGCACCTCTTCGACTCGTCGCAGCCCGACTTCGACTGGTCGAACGAGGAGGTCCGCGCCGAGTTCCGCCGCATCCTGCGGTTCTGGCTCGACCGCGGGGTCGACGGCTTCCGGGTCGACGTCGCGCACGGCCTCATCAAGGCCCCCGGCCTGCCCGACTACACGCCCGACCCCGAGGGTGGCTCGATGGGCGGCGACGAGGCGGACGTCCCGTACTGGGGTCAGGACGGCGTCCACGAGATCTACCGCGACTGGCACGAGGTGCTCGCCGACTACGACGGCGACCGCGCCCTCTGCGCCGAAGCCTGGCTGCCCACGCCCGAGCAGACGGCTCTGTGGGTGCGCCCCGACGAGATGCACCAGGCGTTCAACTTCGCGTACCTCGAGACGGGATGGGATGCCTCGGCCCTCCGCGAGGTCATCACCGACTCGCTCCGTGCCTACGGCGGGGTCGGCGCCCCGAGCACCTGGGTGCTCTCGAACCACGACGTCGTGCGCCACGCGTCGCGCCTCGCGCTTACTGCCGAGAACCCGCAGGGCCACGGCATCGGACCGAAGTCCGTCGGCAAGCCCATCGCCGATGTGGGACTCCCGCCGCGCCCGCGCCGCCACGACGGTGATGCTCAGCCTCCCCGGCTCCGCCTACCTGTTCCAGGGCGAGGAGCTCGGCCTGCCCGAGGTCATCGACCTCGACGACGACTCCCGCCAGGACCCGACGTGGTTCCGCACCGGCGGCGAGCGCTACGGACGGGACGGATGCCGCGTGCCCATCCCGTGGTCGTCGCATGCCCCCGCCTACGGCTTCAGCCCGACGGGAGAGTCGTGGCTGCCGCAGCCGGCCGAGTGGGCGACGCTCGCGCGCGACGCGCAGCTCGAGGACGAGGCATCCACACTCTCGCTCTACCGTTCGCTGCTCGCGGCCCGTCGGGCACGTCACCTCGGCTCGGGTGCGCTCGAATGGCTCGACGGATTCGACCCGCAGGTCCTGGCATTCCGCAACGGGAATGTGACGGTCGTCGCGAACACGGGCGACACGCCGGTCGCGCTGCCGGACGGTATCGTGATCGCGTCGAGCGGCCCGCTCGGAAAGGCCACGATCCCGGCCGACACGGCGGTGTGGCTCGCCGACGACTGATGGCGGGAGCGTGAGGCGGTCCGCCGCCTCACGCCGACAGCCGGGGTGAAGACGCATCCGGCGTGGGCCGGCGGAAGATCGCACGGCGAGAGGAGGTGACGACGTGGTCAGCATCGATGAGGTGGCTCGCGCAGCGGGCGTCTCGACGGCGACGGTGTCACGCGCGCTCAGCGGGCGCGGCCACGTGTCGGACCCGACTCGCGCCCGGGTGGAAGCCGCCGCGAAGAGCCTCGGCTACGTCGTCTCGGCGTCGGCATCGAGCCTCGCCTCGGGGCGCACGCGCAACATCGGCGTGCTCGTCCCGTTCCTCGACCGGTGGTTCTTCAGCACGGTCCTGAGCGGCATCGCAACAGCGCTCCAGCGCCGCGGCTACGACATCACGCTCTACACGCTCACCGCCGACCGGTCCCAGCGACGCGAGATCTTCGACACGTTCCTGCGTCGGCAGCGCATCGACGGCGTGATCGCGATCTCGATCGAGCTCGGCGAGGAGGAGACCGATCTGCTCCTCGAGCTGAATCTCCCGGTCATCGCGATCGGCGGTCCGAACGCCAAGCTCACGACCCTCACGGTCGAGGATGCGACGGTCGCGCGCCTGGCGACCGAGCACCTCATCGCGCTCGGGCACCACGCGATCGCGCACATCGGCGCGAGCCCCGAGTTCGACATCGACTTCCACATCCCGACGCAGCGCCGGCAGGGCTTCGAGCAGGCGCTGGCGGATGCCGGTCTCCCGGCGCGTCCGGAACTCTACGAGCCCGCCGACTTCACGATCGAGGGCGGATTCCGCGCCGCGAAGCAGATACTCGGGCGGCCCGGCGCCAATCCGACGGCGATCTTCGCGGCATCCGACGAGATGGCGATCGGCGCGCTGCTGGCGGCCCGCGAGCTGGGCTACCGCGTGCCGGAGGACCTCTCGGTGATCGGTATCGACGGTCACGAGCTGGGCGAGTTCTTCCGCCTGACGACGGTCGACCAGTTCCCCCTCGGTCAGGGCGAGCGCGCCGCCGATGCGATCCTCGCCGAGCTCGAGATGCCCCAGGGCGAGCGCGGCGCCCGCTCGGACCTCCCGTTCGAGCTCATCGTGCGCGGTTCGACGAGCCGGCTCCCCGCCTGACGACCCGGTCGGGGCCGGGGGGTCCTCGTGGGCCCCGCGCCCCGGCCTCGGAAGGGTGCCCCCGGCCCGGGATAGGCTCGTCCGCATGACGATCGACCTCGAGGCCCTGTACATCGACCTGCACCGGCATCCCGAGCTCTCGTTCCAAGAGACCCGCACGGCGGGGATCGTCACGCAGCGCCTCACCGAGCTCGGCCTCGAGTTCGAGGAGGGCCTCGGCAAGACCGGTGTCGCGACGAGCATCGAGAACGGCGAGGGGCCCGTCGTGTGGCTCCGCGCCGACATGGACGGCCTCCCCGTCGAGGAGCGCACGGGCCTCGCATATGCCTCGACGGCCCGCGGCGTCGACCCGGCCGGCACGGACGTGCCTGTGATGCACGCGTGCGGCCACGACATGCACGTGACCTGCCTGCTGGGAGCCCTCGAGCGCCTCCTCGAGACGAAGGACGAGTGGTCGGGAACCGTCGTCGCCGTCTTCCAGCCCGCCGAGGAGTACGGCGCGGGCGCCCAGGCGATGATCGCCGACGGTGTGCTCGACCGCTTCCCCAAGCCCGACATCGTGCTCGGCCAGCACCTCACGCCGCTCCCGGCCGGCACGATCGGCGTGCGCTCGGGCACGCAGATGGCGGCCTCGGACGGCCTCACGGTCGTGCTGCACGGGCGGGGCGGCCACGGCTCGCGGCCGCACTCGACGATCGACCCCGTCGTCATGGCCGCCGCGACCGTCATGCGGCTGCAGACGATCGTGTCGCGCGAGGTCGACCCGCGCGACGTCGCCGTCGTGACGGTCGGATCGATCCACGCGGGCCTCAAGAACAACATCATCCCGGCCGAGGCGAAGCTCGAGCTCAGCCTGCGCTACCCCGACGACGAGGCGCGCGAGCGCGTGCTCGAGAAGGTCGAGCGCATCGTGCGCGCCGAGGCCGCGGCATCCGGAGCCGAAGAGGAGCCCGTCATCACGACGGACCACACGCTCCCGCCCACGATCAACGACGTCGCCGCGACCGACCGGCTCACCCAAGCGTTCGACGCAGCCTTCGGCCAGGGCACCGTCGTCGACCCGGGCATGTTCACGGGCTCGGAGGACGTCTCGTGGTTCGCGCGCGAGTCCGGCGTGCCCCTCGTGTACTGGTTCTGGGGCGGAGTGGACCCGCAGGCATACGCCGAGGCATCCGCTGCCGGCACGCTCGAGCGCGACATCCCGACCAACCACTCGCCCTTCTTCGCGCCGGTTCTGCACCCCACCATCGAGCGCGGCGTCGACGCGCTCGTCGTGGCGGCGCAGGAGTTCCTCGAGGCCCCCGGAAGCGACTGATCCGGGCGTGAGGAAAGCGTAAGGATGCCCCTCCCGATGCGTCCTCACGGTTTCCTTACGAGTAACATCGCCCGCCGTGACGAACGATAGTCGCGAGCCCGGCTCGGCAGAGTCGCCCATCGCGAAACGCATCCTGATCGGCGACCCGCTGTCGACCGAGGCGGCCGACGAGCACCTCCTGCCGAAGAAGATGGCCCTGCCGATCTTCGCGTCGGACGCGCTGTCTTCGGTGGCCTATGCGCCGCAGGAGCTGCTGATGATCCTGCTGACCGGAGGACTCGCGTTCCTCGCGTTCAGCCCGTGGATCGCGCTGGCCGTCGTCGTGCTCCTGGTCGTCGTCGTCGTGAGCTACCGCCAGCTCATCAAGGCATACCCGTCCGGCGGCGGCGACTACGAGGTCGCGCGCAAGAACCTCGGCGAAGTGCCCGGCGTGGTCGTGGCGTCGGCCCTGCTCGTCGACTACGTCCTGACGGTCGCGGTGTCGGTCTCGTCGGGCGTCGACAACATCATCTCGGCGCTGCCGGTCCTCGCGAATCTCCGCGTCGAGCTGGCCGTCGCTTTCGTCATCCTCATCGTCATCGTGAATCTCCGCGGCGTCCGCGAGGCGTCGCTCGTCTTCGCGATCCCGACCTACGTGTTCATCGGGTCGGTAGGGGTCATGATCGCCGTCGGCCTGTTCGAGACCGTCACCGGGAATCCGCCCGTCGCCTCGAGCGCCGATTACGCCGTGCAGGCCGAAGACCTCACGCAGGCCGCCGTCATCCTGCTCGTGCTCCGCGCGTTCTCGAGCGGCTGTTCCGCCCTGACCGGTGTCGAGGCCGTCGCGAACGGCGTGCCGGCCTTCCGCAAGCCCAAGGTCCGCAACGCTCAGACGACGCTCGCCCTCATGGGGACGATCGCGATCCTCCTCTTCTCGGGCCTCACGGCGCTCGCGCTCATCTCGGGCGTCCACTACGCCGAGAACCCCTGCAGCCTCATCGGCTTCGACTGCGAGACCGCCGTCCAGCCGAGCCTCATGGCGCAGGTCGCGGCGGCGACGTTCGGAATGGGGTCGATCCCCTTCTACGTCATCCAGGCGGCGACGGCGCTCGTCCTGCTCCTCGCGGCCAATACCGCGTTCAACGGCTTCCCGCTGCTCGGCTCGGTGCTCGCCCGCGACGGCTACGCGCCCAAGGCGCTCAACACGCGCGGTGATCGGCTCGTCTTCTCGAACGGCATGATCATCCTGGGCATCGCGGCGATCGGCGTCATCGTGGTGTACCAGGCGAACCTCACGACGCTGATCCAGCTCTACATCATCGGCGTCTTCGTCTCGTTCTCGCTCGGCCAGATCGGCATGGTGAGGCACTGGAGACGGATGCTGCGCGAGACGACCCGCATCGAGGCGAGACGCGATCCGCGCGCCGCCGCCGAGCGCGCGAGTGCCACCAAGGGCCTCATCATCAACTCGTTCGGGGCCACGCTGACCGTCTTCGTTCTCGTCATCGTGACGATCACGAAGTTCACGCACGGCGCATACCTCGTCTTCCTCGCCATCCCGATCCTCGCGACGCTCATGATCGGCGTGAACCGCTACTACCGCGATGTCGAGCATGAGATCGAGATGACCGATGACGTCCACTTCGGCTCGTCCGGCGATGTGGCCCTCATCCTCGTCAACCGCCTGCAGAAGCCCGTCGCGAAGGCGATCGACTACGCGCTCGCGGCGCGGCACGACAAGACGCTCGCGATCCACGTCGCCGTGACGAAGGAGGAGGCGAAGTCGCTCCAGGAGGAATGGGAGCGGCATCGGATGCCCATCCCGCTCGTCATCATCGAGTCGCCGTTCCGCACCTACGCCGGGCCGATCGCGGAGTTCATCAAGCAGTACCGGGCGAAGAACGGCCCGACCGTCATGACGGTCTACCTCCCGCAGTACATCGTGGGGCACTGGTGGGAGTCGCTCCTGCACAACCGCCGCGCGAGCCGCATCGGGCAGCAGCTCATGCTCGTGCACGGCGTGACGATCACCCTCGTGCCGTGGCTGCTCGACTCCTCTGAGCTCATCTACGGCCGCCGCTCGCGGCCCGTCCCGGGTCAGGAGCGCGCCGGCCGGCCGTTCGAGCCGGAGCCCGAGAACGTGCCGATCGTCGAGCGGTCGAGCCTGGAGCGGCCCGACGGGTTGTGACCGATGCCGCGGCCCGGGACCCCGCCCGCGCGAGCGGCACCCCGCGTAGCCTGGAAGGGTGACAACGGCACCCCCTCGCCCCACGACGCTCGATCCCGAGGCGCTCCGCGGAGACTTCGCGATCCTCGAGACGCGCATCGGCGACAGCCCGCTCGTCTACCTCGACTCCGCCGCGACGAGCCAGAAACCCCGAGCCGTCATCGACGCCGAGGTCTCGTTCCTCACGAGTGCAAACTCCGCCGTCCACCGCGGTGCGCACACCCTCGCCGCCGAGGCGACCGAGCTCTTCGAAGACGCCCGGGCAGCCGTCGCAGGCTTCGTGCACGCGGCACCCGAGCAGCTCGTGTGGACGAGCGGTGCGACGGCCGGCATCAACCTCATCGCCTACGCGATCGGCAACGCGACCCTCGGCCGGGGCGGTGAGCCCGCGCGCCGTTTCGCGCTCGCACCGGGCGACGGACTGGTCGTGACCGAGGCCGAGCACCACGCCAACCTCATCCCCTGGCAGGAGCTCGCCGCCCGCACGGGCGCTGTCCTGCGCCACATCCCGGTCCGCGACGACGGGACGATCGACCTGGAGGCCGCAGCATCCGTCATCGGCGCACGCACTCGCGTCGTCGCGTTCCCGCACGTGTCGAACGTCCTCGGCATCGTGAACCCTGTCGCCGAGCTCGTGGCGCTGGCCCGAGCGGCCGGGGCGATCACGGTGCTCGACGCGTGCCAGTCGGCGCCGCACCTTCCCCTCGACCTCCCGGCGCTCGACGTCGACCTCGCGGTGTTCTCGGGCCACAAGATGCTCGGTCCGAACGCGATCGGCGGACTCTACGGCCGGGCCGACGTGCTCGAGGCGCTGCCGCCCTTCCTCACGGGCGGCTCGATGATCACGACGGTGACCCTCGACGGGGCGGAGTACCTTCCGCCTCCGCAGCGGTTCGAAGCGGGCACACAGCCCGTGTCGCAGGCCATCGGCCTCGCGGCCGCCGTGCGCTACCTCGACGCGGTCGGGATGGACGCCGTGCACGCGCACGAGACCGCGCTCGAGAGGCGCCTGCGAGACGGGCTCCGCTCGATCCCCGGCATCCGTCTGCTCGGCGATGCCGACGCCGAGCGCGTCGCCCTCGCCGCCTTCGAC
This genomic interval from Microbacterium sp. 4R-513 contains the following:
- a CDS encoding LacI family DNA-binding transcriptional regulator, whose protein sequence is MVSIDEVARAAGVSTATVSRALSGRGHVSDPTRARVEAAAKSLGYVVSASASSLASGRTRNIGVLVPFLDRWFFSTVLSGIATALQRRGYDITLYTLTADRSQRREIFDTFLRRQRIDGVIAISIELGEEETDLLLELNLPVIAIGGPNAKLTTLTVEDATVARLATEHLIALGHHAIAHIGASPEFDIDFHIPTQRRQGFEQALADAGLPARPELYEPADFTIEGGFRAAKQILGRPGANPTAIFAASDEMAIGALLAARELGYRVPEDLSVIGIDGHELGEFFRLTTVDQFPLGQGERAADAILAELEMPQGERGARSDLPFELIVRGSTSRLPA
- a CDS encoding amidohydrolase, whose amino-acid sequence is MTIDLEALYIDLHRHPELSFQETRTAGIVTQRLTELGLEFEEGLGKTGVATSIENGEGPVVWLRADMDGLPVEERTGLAYASTARGVDPAGTDVPVMHACGHDMHVTCLLGALERLLETKDEWSGTVVAVFQPAEEYGAGAQAMIADGVLDRFPKPDIVLGQHLTPLPAGTIGVRSGTQMAASDGLTVVLHGRGGHGSRPHSTIDPVVMAAATVMRLQTIVSREVDPRDVAVVTVGSIHAGLKNNIIPAEAKLELSLRYPDDEARERVLEKVERIVRAEAAASGAEEEPVITTDHTLPPTINDVAATDRLTQAFDAAFGQGTVVDPGMFTGSEDVSWFARESGVPLVYWFWGGVDPQAYAEASAAGTLERDIPTNHSPFFAPVLHPTIERGVDALVVAAQEFLEAPGSD
- a CDS encoding APC family permease, with the protein product MALPIFASDALSSVAYAPQELLMILLTGGLAFLAFSPWIALAVVVLLVVVVVSYRQLIKAYPSGGGDYEVARKNLGEVPGVVVASALLVDYVLTVAVSVSSGVDNIISALPVLANLRVELAVAFVILIVIVNLRGVREASLVFAIPTYVFIGSVGVMIAVGLFETVTGNPPVASSADYAVQAEDLTQAAVILLVLRAFSSGCSALTGVEAVANGVPAFRKPKVRNAQTTLALMGTIAILLFSGLTALALISGVHYAENPCSLIGFDCETAVQPSLMAQVAAATFGMGSIPFYVIQAATALVLLLAANTAFNGFPLLGSVLARDGYAPKALNTRGDRLVFSNGMIILGIAAIGVIVVYQANLTTLIQLYIIGVFVSFSLGQIGMVRHWRRMLRETTRIEARRDPRAAAERASATKGLIINSFGATLTVFVLVIVTITKFTHGAYLVFLAIPILATLMIGVNRYYRDVEHEIEMTDDVHFGSSGDVALILVNRLQKPVAKAIDYALAARHDKTLAIHVAVTKEEAKSLQEEWERHRMPIPLVIIESPFRTYAGPIAEFIKQYRAKNGPTVMTVYLPQYIVGHWWESLLHNRRASRIGQQLMLVHGVTITLVPWLLDSSELIYGRRSRPVPGQERAGRPFEPEPENVPIVERSSLERPDGL
- a CDS encoding SufS family cysteine desulfurase; the encoded protein is MTTAPPRPTTLDPEALRGDFAILETRIGDSPLVYLDSAATSQKPRAVIDAEVSFLTSANSAVHRGAHTLAAEATELFEDARAAVAGFVHAAPEQLVWTSGATAGINLIAYAIGNATLGRGGEPARRFALAPGDGLVVTEAEHHANLIPWQELAARTGAVLRHIPVRDDGTIDLEAAASVIGARTRVVAFPHVSNVLGIVNPVAELVALARAAGAITVLDACQSAPHLPLDLPALDVDLAVFSGHKMLGPNAIGGLYGRADVLEALPPFLTGGSMITTVTLDGAEYLPPPQRFEAGTQPVSQAIGLAAAVRYLDAVGMDAVHAHETALERRLRDGLRSIPGIRLLGDADAERVALAAFDVDGVHAHDVGQFLDARGIAVRVGHHCAQPLHRRFGLTASVRASAALYTTDAEIDEFLDAVSGVRGYFGVGR